In Alcaligenes faecalis, the sequence GCCCGTGGTACTGGGCTGCTGCGTGTGGCAGGTGATGCAGCCATTACCCCGATACACCGCCCGTCCCCGTAATTCCTGACTGGTATAGGGCGACAAACCTTCCGGGGCTGGCTCGTCTTTCAACTGCAAAAAGGGCACCACAATCATGGCCGCTGTTGCCAGGGACAAGGTCACCATGGACCCGATAATCAACTTCAGTTCGTTTTCCATGTCCTTAAACCTCCAGCTCAGCGCCAGGGCGCACCGCAGCCGAGCGGGACTCGGTCAGCGCAAACGCACCCGACTTCACAATCATCAGCAATACGTGCAAGGCAAAGACCAGATGGCCCAGCGTCATCATGGCGCCGCCAATGGAACGGCCTTGCAGCCAGGGCATGGTGACCGCCACCGATTCCATAAAGCCACGGGCAGGATCCAGCAAGGCCAAACCTTGCAGCACGCCACCAATGCTGAGCGTGATCATGTAGACGGCAAAGCCAGCCACCACCAGCCAGAAGTGCCAGGAGATCAAGGCAGGACGGGGCCAGGCCGTGTTCAGAATGCGCGGCAAGGCAAAGTACACACCACCAAAAATCACCATGCTCACAAAGCCATACATACCCAGATGAGCGTGAGCCACAGTGAAGTGCGTGAAGTGAGTAATGGAGTTCAACGAACGCAAGGCTTCAGCAGAACCTTGCAGGGACGCGACGGTGTACATCATGGCGCCAAAGACAATGAAACGCAGAACGGGCGAGTGACGCAGCGCACTGAAATGCCCCTTGAGCGTCAAGTGCTGGTTAGCCGAGAAGGCCAGCACCGGAATCACCATCATCATGCTTTGCACAATGGACAAGGTAATCAGCCATTCAGGGATAGGACCACCAATCAAATGGTGCGCCCCAACCTGTCCGTAGAAAAAGGCCAGCGTCCAGAAACCCAGCAGCGACAAGTTGTAGGAGCGCACAGGTCGTCCAATGACTTTGGGCAGGAAGTAGTAAATGGCGGCAATCGACATGGGTGTGTAGAACAAACCCAGGACGTTATGCCCGAACCACCAGTTCATGGTGGCTTGCTCCACCCCGAAGTGCACGCCAGGAACCTTGGCCACCAGATACAGAATGGGGAACCAGAACAGCGCCGCACCGATGTACCAAACCGACACGTACAAGTGCTTGACCTTGCGTTGCGAGAGCATCAAGGCCAGTGGCATACCAATCATCATGCCGCCAAAGGCGAACAGCACGCCGATTTGCCAGGGGATTTCCAACCATTCCAGGCCCGCATTCAAACCAATGGCCAAAGCACCAATCCCCGCAACCAGCGCTGCGTTCCAGACCAGCCCGCCCACCATCACCAAACGACCACCCAACAAGGGGGTTTGCAGCAAGCGCGGCAACATCCAGATAGTCAGACCCAACAAACCCATGGGCGCCCAGCCATACGCCACGCCGTTCAGGTGAATCGTGCGCAGACGGCCAAAGCTCAACCAGGACACATCACCCAGGAACTCGGGCCAGTGCAGTTTCAAGGAGCTGATCAGACCCGCAAACGAGGCCACCACCAGCCAGACCACCGCACAGACGATCAGCAAAAAAGCGGGCATGGAGCTGGAACGATCGGCCTGCTCACGCGCAGCCATTTCAAGCGCGCTGGTTTGCTGACCATGGTTCTCTGCAATATGGTCGGCCGCCGCCAGACTTAGCGCCTGCCGTTGGGCAGCATCTGCCGAAGGTTCTTCGGGCTGGCCGATTTCGCCCTTGTGAAAAATAGTGCGTGCACCACTGACGTCAGCATCGAACAGGCCCTTGCGCAAGGACCAGATAAAGGCAAAAAGCCCGGCAATCGACAGGATGAATGCGGCAAGCAAAAGCGCCGTCGGGTTCATGGTATTCCTCTGATTAGGTAAGGCCGCAGCCCGCAGGGGCACGGACGAAAACACCCGGCAAGGCTACCCGTCGGTACAGAGCATTCCAAGAATCAGTTAAAGCTTCAAAAACCCTATCAGTTTGCTTGAAAGCCACGTAAATCGCGGTTTACTTGTGCTTGAAGGCATACCCATCAGATAATAAAAAAACTACATTTATCGAATTCACCGTATCAGTTTGAGTACAAAGGGCAGCATGAAACTGTATGAGACTCTGGCCAAGGAGCTGGCCCAGGCCATTCTGGACGGCACCGTAGCGGCAGGCGAGCGCATGCCTTCCGTGCGCCAATTGATGGATAAGCACAAGATCAGTGCATCAACGATTTTCCAGGCCTATTACCGTCTGGAAGCACAAGGCTTGATCCAGGCTCGCCCGCGTTCGGGCTATTACGTCTGCTCCAATCTGGCGCCTCATACATTGGAAGCGGACACCGCCTCCCAGCCGCCACTGCAAGCGACCAGTGTCAACAATAGCGACCTGATCATGGCGATCTTGCAATCCAGCTCCGAACGTTCCGTGGCGCCTTTGGGCTCCGCATTCCCCAGCCCCCTGCTCTTTCCGCTGGAACGGCTGGGCCGCTTCCTGTCTGCCAGTCTGAAGCAGCAAGATCCCTGGGCCAGTGTGGATGACCTGACCCAAGGCCACGCCCCCCTGCGCCGCCAGATTGCCTTGCGCTATCTGGCTCAGGGCATGGCCATCAATGCCAACGATATTGTGATTACCAACGGAGCACTGGAAGCGCTGAATCTGTGTCTGGCAGCGGTGACGCAACCGGGTGACATTGTGCTGGTGGAATCGCCCACCTTTTACGCCGCCCTGCAGTCGCTGGAGCGCATGAAGCTGCAAGCACTGGAAGTACCCACCCATCCGCGTGAAGGCATTGATCTGGAAGCACTGGAACACGCCATCAAACAACACGCTCCCAAAGCCTGCTGGCTGATGACCAACTTCCAGAACCCGCTGGGCAGCCTGATGCCCGACGCTAAAAAAGCCCAATTGGTCGAGCTGCTGGCCCGCTATGAAATCCCCTTGATCGAGGACGATGTTTACGGCGAGCTGTACTTCGACACAGAACGCCCCCGCCCCGCCAAAGCCTTTGACCGCCAGGGACTGGTGATGCACTGCTCCTCGTTCTCAAAAACCCTGGCACCCGGTTATCGCATCGGCTGGGCTGTGCCGGGACGCTATATACGTGAAGTCGCCCAGGCCAAACTGACCACCACCCTGACCTCTCCCGTCCCCACCCAACTGGCCCTGGCCAGCTATCTGGAAAAAGGCGCGTACGACCAGCACCTGCGCCGTTTACGCACTCAGCTAAAAAACCAGTATGGGCAGTTCTCCAAAGCCTTGGGACGCTACTTCCCCGCAGGCACCCGGGCAACCCGCCCCGAGGGCGGCTACTTCTTGTGGGTAGAACTGGAAAAAAGCGTGCAGACCCTGGAGCTACATCGTCAAGCCCTGTCGCAAGGCATCAGTCTGGCACCCGGCTCCATCTTTTCAACCACCCAGAATTACAGCCATTGCCTGCGTCTTAACTTTGGCCATCCCTGGACAGAGCACAGCGATCACGCGCTGGAAATTCTGGGTAATTTATGCCGACCATTGCCACTTAAAAAGTCATGAAACGTAGGGCCTGACGATAGAAAATAAGAATCGGCAAGTCGTTGAATAGCAAAAGAAAAGACAGCATGATGGCGCAGTTACACAACGCAACAACACTGTCTATTCAGGAGTTTTTGATGGCCCATACCTTACGTAACAAGCTGATCGGTGTCTGGCAATTGGAGTCCTTTGAATTTGTTCCGGAAGATGGCTCGCCCAGCTATCCAGGCCTGGGCCCCAACCCCATCGGTCAGCTGATTTATACAGAAACAGGTTATGTGGGGGCACAACTGTGCAACAGCAGCCGAACGGCACAAGACAGCAGTCAATCGCTACTGGATACCTACCTGGCTTACGCCGGTACTTTTGAAGTGGATGAAGCCGCCCAATGCGTTACCCACTTTGTTGATATGTCCCTGAACCCCGATTGGGTAGGCGTTCCCCAGCCACGTCTGGCGCGCTTTACCCAAGGCGCACTGGAACTGATCACCCGTGATCCCGTGGTCGTGGCAGGCAAGCTGGGAGTGGGCACCTTGCTGTGGCATCGCGCCGGACCAGTTTAAGCAAAAACTCCGTGACCAGCGGCCAGCCTTTGCTGGCCGTTTCAGTTGTGAACCGCCTTATCCAGCAGGCCCAGAAAATAATCCACAATCGCATGAGCACGCCTGTCCTTGCGCATGGCCAAGGACAAGGGAATCGTGAACTGACGCTGCTGCGGGTCCACCGCAATCATCTGGCCCTTCTCCACCCAACGAGCCGCCACGTGCTCGGGCAAAAAGCCGATGTACTCCCCCGTCAAAATCAAAAAGGCGATCCCTTCCCGATCACTGGCGGTGGCCACACAATTCAAATCCTGATGCTGCCCGATCGCCTCCGGGCTCATGCGATAAGCAGGCGCAATGGCCGCAGCCCGGCGCAAGGCTTCCTGGGACACCGTCCCTTTTTGCACCGCTGCAAACAAAGGATGTTCCCAGGAGCAGTACAAAAAATAAGGCTCGGCATAGAGCGTGCGATACTCCAGCCCGCTCAAGGCATTGGTTTCGGGCAGCACGCCCATATGCAGACGACCATCCAATAAACCGCGCTCAATTTCCCCCGGTGTACTCATGCTGATATGCACACGCACCGCCTCGCTGTTTTGCCGCAAGGCACGCAAGGCCGAGGTAATGTGCATATGAGGTTGCGAGATCAGGCTATTCATCAAACCTATATTCAAATCCCCCCGCAAGCTGGAGTGCAGTTGATTCACCTCACTGCGGAAATTCTCCACGGCGGCCATCAAAGTTTCACTGGCCCGCAATACCTGCCGCCCTTCCTCCGTCAAGGCAAAACCCGCCCGGCCACGCTGGCACAGCCGGATTCCACCCAGGCGCTTTTCCAGATCGCTCATATGCAGGCTGATAGCCGAGCGCGTAATGCCCAGCACGCCTTCCGCGGCCGAAAAGCTGCCCACTTGCGCCACCGTTCTGAACACACGCAGCAGACGCAAATCAAAATCGGAAACCTGCAAAAGTCCCTTGAATTGCATATAG encodes:
- a CDS encoding LysR family transcriptional regulator; its protein translation is MQFKGLLQVSDFDLRLLRVFRTVAQVGSFSAAEGVLGITRSAISLHMSDLEKRLGGIRLCQRGRAGFALTEEGRQVLRASETLMAAVENFRSEVNQLHSSLRGDLNIGLMNSLISQPHMHITSALRALRQNSEAVRVHISMSTPGEIERGLLDGRLHMGVLPETNALSGLEYRTLYAEPYFLYCSWEHPLFAAVQKGTVSQEALRRAAAIAPAYRMSPEAIGQHQDLNCVATASDREGIAFLILTGEYIGFLPEHVAARWVEKGQMIAVDPQQRQFTIPLSLAMRKDRRAHAIVDYFLGLLDKAVHN
- a CDS encoding PLP-dependent aminotransferase family protein, which translates into the protein MKLYETLAKELAQAILDGTVAAGERMPSVRQLMDKHKISASTIFQAYYRLEAQGLIQARPRSGYYVCSNLAPHTLEADTASQPPLQATSVNNSDLIMAILQSSSERSVAPLGSAFPSPLLFPLERLGRFLSASLKQQDPWASVDDLTQGHAPLRRQIALRYLAQGMAINANDIVITNGALEALNLCLAAVTQPGDIVLVESPTFYAALQSLERMKLQALEVPTHPREGIDLEALEHAIKQHAPKACWLMTNFQNPLGSLMPDAKKAQLVELLARYEIPLIEDDVYGELYFDTERPRPAKAFDRQGLVMHCSSFSKTLAPGYRIGWAVPGRYIREVAQAKLTTTLTSPVPTQLALASYLEKGAYDQHLRRLRTQLKNQYGQFSKALGRYFPAGTRATRPEGGYFLWVELEKSVQTLELHRQALSQGISLAPGSIFSTTQNYSHCLRLNFGHPWTEHSDHALEILGNLCRPLPLKKS
- a CDS encoding cbb3-type cytochrome c oxidase subunit I, which encodes MNPTALLLAAFILSIAGLFAFIWSLRKGLFDADVSGARTIFHKGEIGQPEEPSADAAQRQALSLAAADHIAENHGQQTSALEMAAREQADRSSSMPAFLLIVCAVVWLVVASFAGLISSLKLHWPEFLGDVSWLSFGRLRTIHLNGVAYGWAPMGLLGLTIWMLPRLLQTPLLGGRLVMVGGLVWNAALVAGIGALAIGLNAGLEWLEIPWQIGVLFAFGGMMIGMPLALMLSQRKVKHLYVSVWYIGAALFWFPILYLVAKVPGVHFGVEQATMNWWFGHNVLGLFYTPMSIAAIYYFLPKVIGRPVRSYNLSLLGFWTLAFFYGQVGAHHLIGGPIPEWLITLSIVQSMMMVIPVLAFSANQHLTLKGHFSALRHSPVLRFIVFGAMMYTVASLQGSAEALRSLNSITHFTHFTVAHAHLGMYGFVSMVIFGGVYFALPRILNTAWPRPALISWHFWLVVAGFAVYMITLSIGGVLQGLALLDPARGFMESVAVTMPWLQGRSIGGAMMTLGHLVFALHVLLMIVKSGAFALTESRSAAVRPGAELEV
- a CDS encoding lipocalin-like domain-containing protein, producing MAHTLRNKLIGVWQLESFEFVPEDGSPSYPGLGPNPIGQLIYTETGYVGAQLCNSSRTAQDSSQSLLDTYLAYAGTFEVDEAAQCVTHFVDMSLNPDWVGVPQPRLARFTQGALELITRDPVVVAGKLGVGTLLWHRAGPV